In Eleutherodactylus coqui strain aEleCoq1 chromosome 11, aEleCoq1.hap1, whole genome shotgun sequence, a single window of DNA contains:
- the LOC136581711 gene encoding type-1 angiotensin II receptor-like translates to MLLCNTSAETDQKPSSNSIKSIAACSLMSLVFLIGAPGNIMVMWSIYRKLKNISATVLLIVNLALADFLILLSLPIWIYTFAVNKWIFGVVFCKVLLSFIYYNLAVSLFLITLLSIERFLAVFRPFDLQRWTKQGVFKKITISVWIVAAVISLHSFPFCKPNQSINPFHCILYEYTSDTPKVIYLLLEFFFGFLIPFCIIFICYTYLWRKLRKMKFVGKRKSDKIIVLVVVTFIICWIPWQIFKIMEIISIFLHTCSLKEIGNIGVYISAPFVFINSSMNPVLYFYYAFKIKRPTIKRLNMLFENIGGIQEEQNPVENRNAAVSTHNDCIPTVDIDVQMA, encoded by the coding sequence ATGTTATTGTGCAATACTTCTGCAGAGACGGATCAAAAGCCTTCTTCTAACTCTATAAAGAGTATTGCTGCATGCAGTTTAATGTCTTTGGTTTTTTTAATTGGGGCACCAGGAAACATAATGGTAATGTGGAGCATCTATAGAAAGCTGAAGAATATTTCTGCCACTGTGCTGTTAATCGTAAACCTAGCACTTGCAGACTTCCTCATTCTGTTATCTCTACCTATCTGGATATATACATTTGCTGTCAACAAATGGATTTTTGGAGTGGTGTTTTGCAAAGTTTTGCTCTCTTTCATATATTACAATTTGGCTGTCAGTTTATTTCTCATAACCTTGTTGAGTATAGAGAGGTTTTTGGCTGTGTTTAGGCCATTTGATCTGCAAAGATGGACCAAACAAggcgtttttaaaaaaattaccattTCTGTTTGGATAGTAGCTGCAGTAATTTCTCTTCACTCTTTTCCATTCTGCAAACCAAATCAAAGTATAAATCCTTTCCATTGCATTCTATACGAATACACCAGTGATACACCAAAGGTAATATATCTTCTTTTGGAATTCTTTTTTGGATTTTTGATTCCATTCTGCATTATTTTCATCTGCTACACCTACTTATGGAGAAAACTCAGAAAAATGAAATTTGTGGGAAAACGTAAATCAGACAAAATAATTGTCCTTGTTGTGGTCACTTTTATCATATGCTGGATTCCATGGCAGATATTCAAGATTATGGAAATCatctctatttttttgcacacttgcAGTTTGAAAGAAATTGGGAACATTGGAGTTTATATCTCTGCGCCTTTTGTATTTATAAACAGTAGCATGAACCCTGTTTTGTATTTCTATTATGCATTTAAAATAAAGCGCCCCACGATTAAAAGGCTGAATATGCTTTTTGAAAACATTGGAGGAATTCAGGAAGAACAAAATCCAGTTGAAAATAGAAATGCCGCAGTCAGTACGCATAATGATTGTATTCCTACAGTTGATATTGACGTTCAGATGGCTTAA